From a region of the Leptospira kmetyi serovar Malaysia str. Bejo-Iso9 genome:
- a CDS encoding ParA family protein produces MKQILCIANQKGGVGKTTTAVHLAFGLALKGERVLLLDLDAQGNATSVFTAENSLPVSTEEGREKSLYKIFRDGGDPREILIQTRIEGLKIGPSHSSLAEVDVMLSGKIDGFFHLRDSLELIKDEFDYAIIDCPPSLSMITLNAFVASTGLLVPLQVSKFSLDGIEAILEAHKNTVKRFNPSLKVFGAVLTMFNPRTTLSQTLEPMIEPYLKLFSSRIPPSVSVEEAHMMKQTLFEYQPKGKATKSYQGFVEEVLALG; encoded by the coding sequence ATGAAACAGATCCTCTGTATAGCAAACCAGAAAGGCGGAGTCGGCAAAACGACGACCGCGGTGCATCTCGCTTTCGGGCTCGCGCTCAAAGGTGAAAGAGTTTTGTTATTGGATCTGGACGCGCAGGGAAACGCGACTTCCGTTTTTACGGCTGAGAATTCCCTTCCAGTTTCAACGGAAGAAGGAAGGGAAAAAAGTCTTTATAAAATTTTTAGAGACGGAGGTGATCCGAGAGAGATTCTGATTCAAACTCGGATCGAAGGTTTAAAGATCGGGCCGTCCCATTCTTCCCTTGCCGAAGTCGACGTGATGCTTTCGGGAAAGATCGACGGATTTTTTCATCTCCGAGATTCTTTGGAGCTGATCAAGGACGAATTCGACTACGCGATCATCGACTGTCCCCCGAGTCTTTCCATGATCACTCTCAACGCGTTCGTAGCGTCGACTGGATTGTTGGTTCCGTTGCAGGTTTCCAAATTTTCTCTCGATGGAATCGAAGCGATTCTCGAAGCGCATAAGAATACCGTAAAACGATTCAATCCTTCTTTGAAAGTTTTCGGAGCCGTGCTTACGATGTTTAATCCGAGAACGACACTTTCCCAAACTCTCGAACCGATGATCGAACCTTATTTGAAATTATTCTCATCCAGAATTCCTCCGTCGGTCAGCGTGGAAGAAGCGCACATGATGAAACAAACGCTCTTCGAATATCAACCGAAAGGAAAGGCGACAAAATCCTATCAAGGATTTGTGGAAGAGGTTTTGGCTCTTGGCTAA